One genomic window of Providencia hangzhouensis includes the following:
- a CDS encoding secretin and TonB N-terminal domain-containing protein — MSIQFTQSRLRPLALAIAVSSAIVCQSASAQELAFSLPEQSLATSVAEISRQGQIQLIYDKGQLNGLRAPALSGNYSAQTALQKILIGSGLELVNENGVFVIRQQNLSQGTLVLPETQVSGVVQNHPATDVMSAPQYVTSEEISQKNTGDGNITDLMKTNPAVQFANNDSNSMNQGEIKPSRISIHGSSSYQNAYRLDGVSFNNDFDPADSGLGETTTRLSSSDQGIYIDSRLIDSMTVYDNNIPVEFGGFTGGTVEVNSRRWQGENSAHAYYRLTRSGWNNLFHDSSQRIDTTKNDTANPARFQNRYDKNDFGGWFELGVSENSGLVFSASRRSSTIPMTLANDGAAMINGNGELEMTDGLTGKKDQKRISDNYFLKYTIDLSDKSSLDLSANYADYDSRLFTSTIMNSGYDSTHKGLGFTGVFKHQFEVGQLELTASTQQLKDERVNDQNYYVEVLAMDSDYNWDNRKYLRSGGQGDLISEQNSQTAKAVMRFTSMEDGLGITHKPTIGSELSYTKGTYKRDSDFYRYNYSGVIDKNDYWNGQLTNITRFQAGKHSADYTNYALFLDDNLQYGKLTLRPGIRLDRDDFVSRTNIAPRFSGSYDIFGDNSTLLIAGANRYYGRSMLTYALYGAQNAGMQNCNWGCSLDPNLNDWDNKKDYEGIDSLKTPYNDELTLALQQEIMSTTWRLQYVHREGYDEVRTRTKYDTRDADKRSIRMYDNGGRSSHDTVTLSVNNSQPWEWAEASHVMTASLTWQQSESNTPKDSGYNSFDPANKVNLNKVWYDGKIIDASKLPSTSFNSPFKFNLELTSVWDDYDLTWYNRLQWWGARDQAVRYDNAYAVDPEYGQVRKYTKQHFSSKYTWDTRLGWKPEFAHGFGFSVEVNNILNNKNVADRFVFEDRVLKSYDPGRQFWLQVNYDL, encoded by the coding sequence TCACTTGCTACCTCTGTGGCTGAAATTAGCCGCCAAGGGCAAATCCAATTGATCTATGATAAAGGTCAGTTAAATGGCTTACGTGCACCTGCATTGTCTGGCAACTACTCCGCACAAACCGCATTACAAAAAATACTTATCGGTAGCGGCTTAGAGTTAGTCAATGAAAATGGTGTTTTCGTTATTCGTCAGCAAAATTTAAGCCAAGGCACATTGGTATTACCGGAAACTCAAGTATCTGGCGTTGTTCAGAACCACCCCGCGACAGATGTGATGTCCGCACCACAATACGTGACTTCTGAAGAGATTAGCCAGAAAAATACCGGTGATGGCAATATCACCGATTTAATGAAGACTAACCCTGCTGTCCAATTTGCTAACAATGACAGTAACTCGATGAACCAAGGGGAAATCAAGCCTTCCCGCATCTCAATCCACGGTTCAAGCAGCTACCAAAACGCCTATCGCCTTGATGGAGTGAGCTTTAACAACGATTTTGACCCCGCAGACAGTGGTCTCGGTGAAACAACTACCCGTCTGAGCAGTAGCGACCAAGGGATCTACATAGACAGCCGTCTGATCGACAGCATGACAGTGTATGACAATAATATTCCTGTCGAATTTGGTGGATTTACAGGGGGCACCGTTGAGGTGAACAGCCGCCGCTGGCAAGGGGAAAATAGTGCTCACGCCTATTACCGCCTAACCCGCTCTGGTTGGAATAATTTGTTCCACGATTCATCGCAAAGGATTGATACTACCAAAAATGATACGGCAAATCCTGCTCGTTTCCAAAACCGCTATGATAAAAATGACTTTGGTGGCTGGTTTGAATTAGGGGTGAGTGAAAATTCAGGGCTCGTATTCTCGGCCTCACGTCGTAGTTCGACTATTCCAATGACGCTCGCCAATGATGGCGCCGCAATGATCAATGGCAATGGTGAATTGGAAATGACAGACGGCCTAACTGGAAAAAAAGATCAAAAAAGGATTTCTGATAACTATTTTTTGAAGTATACCATTGATCTCTCTGATAAAAGTTCCTTAGACCTTTCTGCAAACTATGCTGACTATGATAGTCGCTTATTTACTTCCACTATCATGAATTCAGGCTATGACAGTACACATAAAGGTTTAGGTTTTACGGGCGTTTTCAAACACCAATTTGAAGTTGGTCAGTTAGAGCTAACAGCAAGTACTCAGCAACTAAAAGATGAACGAGTCAATGACCAAAACTATTATGTCGAAGTTCTCGCAATGGACTCTGACTATAACTGGGATAACCGGAAATACCTACGTAGTGGCGGACAAGGTGATTTAATCTCTGAACAAAATAGCCAAACAGCAAAAGCAGTTATGAGATTCACTTCAATGGAAGATGGGTTAGGTATTACGCATAAGCCAACTATTGGTAGTGAGCTCAGCTATACTAAAGGGACGTATAAACGAGATAGTGATTTCTATCGTTATAACTATTCAGGTGTCATTGATAAAAATGATTATTGGAATGGCCAACTTACCAATATCACTCGGTTCCAAGCAGGTAAGCATTCCGCAGATTATACTAACTACGCATTATTTCTCGATGACAACTTACAATATGGCAAATTAACACTACGTCCTGGCATCCGTTTAGATCGTGATGACTTTGTGAGTCGTACAAATATTGCCCCTCGATTTTCTGGTTCATATGACATTTTTGGCGACAATTCAACGTTATTGATCGCTGGTGCTAACCGTTATTATGGCCGTTCAATGCTAACCTATGCCTTATATGGTGCACAAAATGCAGGTATGCAAAACTGTAATTGGGGCTGTTCATTAGATCCAAATTTAAATGATTGGGATAATAAAAAAGACTACGAAGGCATAGATTCACTAAAAACACCGTATAACGATGAACTTACCCTTGCCTTGCAACAAGAAATAATGTCAACCACATGGCGTTTACAATATGTGCATCGTGAAGGTTACGATGAAGTTCGAACTCGTACCAAATATGATACTCGTGATGCCGATAAACGCAGTATTCGTATGTATGACAATGGCGGCCGTAGCTCACACGACACCGTAACCCTATCCGTTAATAACAGCCAACCTTGGGAGTGGGCAGAAGCTTCCCATGTAATGACAGCATCACTCACATGGCAGCAAAGTGAAAGTAATACGCCAAAAGATTCTGGCTATAACTCATTCGATCCAGCCAATAAAGTTAACCTCAACAAAGTTTGGTATGACGGCAAAATTATTGACGCATCAAAGTTGCCTTCAACTAGCTTTAACTCCCCGTTCAAATTTAACTTAGAACTGACCAGTGTTTGGGACGATTATGATCTAACTTGGTATAACCGCCTGCAATGGTGGGGAGCCCGAGACCAAGCGGTTCGCTACGACAATGCCTACGCAGTCGACCCTGAGTATGGACAAGTTCGTAAGTACACCAAGCAACATTTCTCCAGTAAATATACGTGGGATACCCGTCTTGGCTGGAAGCCTGAATTTGCTCACGGTTTTGGCTTCTCCGTCGAAGTGAACAATATTCTTAACAATAAAAATGTTGCTGACCGCTTCGTATTTGAAGATCGCGTATTGAAATCTTACGATCCGGGCCGTCAGTTCTGGTTACAAGTCAATTACGACCTGTAA